The Horticoccus luteus DNA window ACCCCAGCCGGCGCCGGGCGCATGTTATAACAGTCGTGATGCTGGGCGTTCGATATGGTTCGAAGCGGGCAGCGGGGATGGTGCGGTCGTTGAGTACGATCACGCTGACAGCATCGCCCGGTCCGGCCAGCTCCCCAAACGCCTTCGTATAGAGTCGCATGATGCGTTCAATGCCACCCTCGGAATCGAAAAGCGCCGGCAGGAGGAGAAGCGTCTTCATGCGGGGCGCCGGTTGAGAAATGCGATCAACACTCCAAGGCTCCAAACCCGGGACCACGCGCGGTCATCGGTGCGCGCTCGGTAACGTTGCCAGACGTCGGCGGCCGCTTCCGGCGAAAGCAGGCCGGTGCGCGCGACCGAGGCCGGAGAAAAAATGTCGTCCATCAACGGCCGAAGGTCGCGGCGCAGCCACTGCGCGAAAGGCAGAGTGAAGCCGCGCTTGCGGCGGGCGGCCATTCCTGGCGGCAGAACATCGGCGAGGGCGTCGGCGAGAGCGGACTTCGGTCGTCCGGGAGTAAACTTGAAGCGGGTAGGTTGCTGCCAAAGCCACTCGATCAATGGGCGGTCGACGAACGGCACGCGCAATTCGAGCGAGTGCCGCATGCTCATCACGTCGCTATCGCGAAGCAGCAGGTTGCCCATGTAGTTTCGCAACTCCCATGCGCTCACGACACGAAACGCGTCGTCGGCGCCGAGATCGGCGGAGAGTCGGTGGAGTTCGGGGTGGGTTTCCGGAGGCAGCGGCGGGCGCAGCAGCCGCTCGGCGGCGCTTTGCGAAAACAAGCGGCGTTGCAAAGAGGAGAGCGCATGCACATCGCGGGCATAGCGCAGGATGTCGGCCAGTTTTTGGTGGCGCGTTTCGCCGCGGGAAAGGCGCGCGAGAATCGGCTCGCGAACGGAAGCGCTCAAAAGATGCCAGACGCGCAACCACGGCGCGAGGCGGGGGACATCTCGAAAGCTGGGATAGCCGCCGAAAAGCTCGTCGCCTCCGAGGCCGGACAACGCCACGGTCACGCTGCCGACCCGGGCCGCTCGCGCCACATAGAAGGTGTTAACGCCATCGCCGGAGGGCTGATCCATGCTGGCGATAAGCGTGTCGAAATCGCGGGCGACGTCGGCGCCGCGAAGAATGAAGGTTTCGTGGTCAGTTCCGTAATACTGGGCGGTGGCGGCTGCTTCGGTTGCTTCGGAGAGTTCCGGTTCCTCGAATGCCAAAGAAAAGGTTTTCAATCTGCCCGCTCCCTGTCGCGCCATCAGCCCGACGATGGCGGAGGAATCGAGGCCGCCGGACAGAAACGCACCCACGGGCACATCAGCGACGCGATGAACCGCGATGGATTGCTCAAGCTGGAAGCGGAGTTGGGCGGTGAATTCGGCGCGGCTTTTCGCGGCCGGCTGCGCGGCTATGCCCGAGAACGTCCAGCTCCGGCGGAACTGCATAAGGCCTGATTTCCAGGATGCGGTTTCGCCGGGGCGGAGGCTGCGCACGTGCCGGTAAATCGTGCGGGGCGTGGGTACCGCGATGTAAGCCAGATAATCGGTGACGGCTTGCGGGTCGAATTCAGCCTGGATCACCCGGGCGGCGACGAGCGCATTGAGCTCGGACGCGAAGAGAAGTGTTTCGCGGTCGCGGTAAAAATAGAGCGGCTTGATGCCAAAGGGGTCGCGCGCGAGAAATAACGATTCGTCGCGAGCGTCCCAGACCGCAAAGGCGAACATGCCCCGCAATTCCTTCACGCAGTCGCCGCCCCAATGGACGTAGGCGGCGAGCAATACCTCGGTGTCGCAATCGGTGCGAAACGTGAATCCGAACAGATGCAGGCGTGCTTTGAGATCGCGGAAATTCAGAATCGCGCCGTTGAACACGATCGTGAAACGGCCGTCCGGTGTTTGCATGGGCTGGCGCCCGTGGGCGGGATCGAAAATCGCCAGACGTCGCGAGCCAAGCGTCACCGGGCCGAGGTCAGCGATACCGCCATCGTCGGGACCGCGGTGGCGCATACTTTCGCACATGCGACTCACTCTTTCCCGGCGTTCTTCGGCCGATTGGCCCCTATCGATCAGTCCAGCGATGCCGCACATGCCTATTTCAACAAAAGCTTCGCCCCGCCACTTCTTTGGGGCGCGTTGAAGCGAAGTATTGCCGATGCCACCATCCGGGTTGCACGTTAGGGTGAATCCCTCAGGCAAGGGAAGTCCTAATGCGTATTCAGGTTCTCAATCGTTGGGCCAGCACACGCTTTGCGCGACTTCATTTCGCGCGGCGGCTGAAACGAGCTCTTGAACCAGCACCAAGCCGAAGTGCGCGGCCGTGCCGGCTCCTCGGGATGTGAGGAGCTTACCATCGACGACCACGGGCTTTCCTATCTCCATAGCAGGCAACTCCTCGCGCACGGAATCGTGGGCAGTAAACTTGCGGCCCGCGAGCAAGCCGGCGTCGTTGAGAACCGTGGGCGCCGCGCAGATGGCAGCGATCCAGCCTCCGCGCGCGGCTTGGCGCGTCAGCAACTCGGGGACACGGGCGTCGGCCCGGAACAGTTTTACGCCTGGTCCGCCTGGCAGGAAAACGCAGTCAAAGACCTCTTCACTGACCGCGCGCAAGGTGTTATCTGCCAACAATTGGATTCCGTTGCGGCCCATAACCGTCAATGCGTCGCCGAGCGCGGCGAGGGTGACGCGGACGCCGGCACGGCGGAGAAAATCGATGGGGGTGACTGCTTCAGCTTCTTCGAAGCCCTCCGGAAGGATTGCCAGAACAGTTCTCATGGCGAAAGTGAATCCTCGATGCCGCGCGGCGCACTTCCAAAATCGCAGGGAAAATCACTCATCATTTTGGGGTGCGGTTATGTCGGGCGGCGTCTGGCGGAGGAGGCGATTGAGGCCGGATGGAGCGTGGCGGCGTTGACCCGAAATTCTGGCAAAGCCGAGATGCTCCGCGAGATGGGCGTTCAAACGGTGTGCGCCGATCTGGCGGAATCCGGGTGGCACGCGGCGTTTCCGGGAGCGTTCGACGTCGTGGTGAACAGCGTAAGCTCCGGTCGCGGCGGGGCGGAGCAGCGGCGGCGCAGTTATGTGGAGGGCACGCGTTCCATTCTGCGGTGGGCGGAGCGATGCGGGCCGGCGGCGTTGATTCACCTGAGCAGCATTTCGGTTTACCCACAACGCGGCGGCGAATTTGTGGACGAAGAGACCAGCACGGCGGGCGTGGGTGAACGTGGTGCTGTTCAACTGGAGGCGGAGGCGCTCGTGCGGGAGGCCGCGGGCGGCAGTGGCCGAGGGAGCATTTTGCGGCTGGGGGGAATCTACGGCCCGGGGCGCACCGTGTTGTTTGCCAAGATCAAGAGTGGAGAACCGTTGTCGGGAAGACCCGACGAGCACTTGAATTTAATCCATCGCGACGACGTGTGCGCGGCGTGTTGGGCGGCCCTTGATGTTTTAGAAAAGGGCGGAGTCGAAACATTCAACGTCGTCGATGATGCGGCGGCGACACGAGGGGAAATCGCCTCGTGGCTCGCTGCTCAAGCGGGCGTCGCCCCGCCGCGCTTCGATGGGACACCCGGGAACGACCGCATCGTGAGCAATGCCAAGATCAAACACGCCCTCGGGTGGTCACCGGGGGTTCCCACGTATCGCGAAGGCTACGCGAATTTGTTGTCGCGTTGAGCAAGGCCTCCGCGCTCAACTGACGGTTTTCCAACCCATTCTTTACCCATGGCCGGTGTAGGCAAACTCCTCAAACAAGCTCAGAAAATGCAGCGCTCGATCGAGACGCTCCAAACCCAGCTCGAAGCGAAGGAAATCGACGTCACGAGCGGCGGCGGCGCGGTGAAGATCAAGATCAACGGTGCGGGCAAGTTCATGAGTCTCTCACTTGATCCCGAGTTTCTGAAGGAAGACGCGAAGCTCGTGTCGGATGCCGTGCTTGCGGCAGTGCAGGATGCGGCGAAACAGGCGAAGGAATTCAACGACGCGGAGATGCAGAAAGTGACGTCGGCATTTCAAATGCCCGGCTTGATGTGAGGGCGATCGGTGAATGACGCCGGCCTTTGAACGGCTGCAAAAGCAGCTCAAGCAACTGCCCGGCTTGGGCTACCGTTCGGCAGAGCGGATCGCGCTGCATCTTTTGGTCGAAAAACCGGCGGCGCTGGAAGCGCTGGTAGCCTCGCTCCACGAAGCCGCGGGATCGGTGCGACGTTGCGCGCGCTGCGGCAATCTCGCCGAGGGCGAGTTGTGCGGCATCTGCGCAGACGAGCGGCGCGATCACGGGGTCGTTTGCGTGGTGGAGCATGTGCCCGATCTCGTTGCGATCGAGCGAAGCAGTGCGTATCGCGGCGTTTATCATGTTTTGCATGGGAAACTTTCGCCGATTCACGGCGTTGGCCCGGAGCAACTCAATGTGGCCTCGCTCGCCGAACGATTGGCGGACGGGAGTTTGCGCGAAATGATTCTGGCGCTCTCCAACGATGTGGAGGGTGAGGCGACCTGCCACTATTTGACGGAGCGGCTGGCGGCGGGAAAGCCGCTCCAGATCACGCGCATCGGTTTCGGTATTCCGAGCGGAGGAGGCGTGCTTTACGCAGATTCCGTCACATTGAAAAGCGCGCTCGACGCGCGGCGCAGCTATCAGTGAGGGAAGGCGAAGCGCCGGCAAGGAAGCCGTCGTCAGTTCTGGTGCGGGCGGAGGGAATCGAACCCTCCTCTCAAGCTTGGGAAGCTCACATTCTACCGATGAACTACGCCCGCGTCACAGAACGCGTTGTGATGTGCGAGAAAGTTTCGGCGAAGACAAGACTGCGTTTTACGAATGGTATCGCCTGCGGTGGAGGGCGCCTGGTGGCGGCGTCACGCAGTAATCCTGCATCGCAGCCGAGTCCGTTTATGGCGCGGTGGCGGCGCGCTTTTCTCGCAAGGCTGTGAAACACTCTGCCGCGCTGGCGCTGGCGCGCGCGACAATGCGGGCGTAGATTTCGTCTGGTGAGAGGCCGTAGCTGGCGCGCAAGAGGTCGGTGCTGGAGCCGTGTTCGACGAACCGATCGGGCCAGCCGATTCGGACGACGTCCGTGGCGCTTCCCGCCTCGTTGAGCGTTTCCAGCACGGCGCTGCCGAATCCTCCGGCGAGCACGTGATCCTCCATGGTGACGAGGAGAGGAACCTCCGCCGCTTGGCGCAGCAGCAGCGCGCGGTCGAGCGGCTTGGCGAAGCGGGCGTTCACGACGCCGACGGAAAGGCCTTCGTCGCGTTCGAAGCGTGCAGCTAATTGCAACGCATCCTGCACCATCGGTCCGAGCGCCCAGATTACGATGTGCGAGCCTTCGCGCAAGACGTCCGCGCGGCCGATCGGGAGCAAACCCGGGGCGGTTTTAATCGGCACGCCCAAGCCGCCGCCGCGAGGATAACGAATGAAGGCCGGACCCGGGTGGTGCAGGCTCGTGTGCAACATGTCCACGAGTTCATCCTCATGACGCGGCTGCATGACGACGGCGTTGGGCACGCAGCGCAGGTAGGAAATATCAAAAAGGCCGTGGTGGGTGGGGCCGTCGTTGGGCGAGAGCCCGGCGCGGTCCATGCAGAACGTCACGGGGAGATTTTGGAGCGCCACATCGTGGATGATTTGGTCGTAGGCGCGTTGGAGAAAAGTCGAGTAGATCGCGACCACGGGGCGAAAACCCTTTGTCGCCAGTCCGGCGGCAAAGAGGACGGCGTGCTCCTCGGCAATGCCGACGTCGAAAAATTGTTGCGGCACCGCGGACGCGAGGCGGGAAAGGCCGGTGCCGCTGGGCATGGCGCCCGTGATGCCCAGCACGCGGGGATCCGCCTGGGCGAAGCGCACCATCGCCTGCCCGAAGACGTCCTGATAATTTGGCGGGGTGCCGGCCGGAGTTTTTTTCGAATCGCCCGTGAGCGGATCGAAGGGACTCGCGCCGTGAAAGCGCTCGGGTGACGTGAGGGCCGCCGCGAGGCCTTTGCCTTTTTTCGTCAAAACATGGATGAGCACCGGCACATCGCACTGTTTCGCGAACTCCAGATTCTTGATCAAAGAGTCGAGATTGTGGCCGTCGACCGGGCCGAGGTAACGCAGGCCAAATTTTTCGAAGAGTGAGGATTCGACGAAGAAGTCCTTCGTCTCGCGTTTCCACTTGGAGTAAACGCGATTCATCTCCTCGCCACGGGGAAAGCTTTTGAAGAAGCCTTCAATGTCGTGGTGGATTTTGTTGTAAGTGGGATTGGTGCTGAGGCGGTTCAGATATTTCGCCATCGCGCCGACATTCTTCGCGATCGACCATTCGTTGTCGTTGAGCACGACGATCAAGCGCTTGGTGGAAGTGACGACGTTGTTTAATGCTTCGAGGGTGATGCCGCAGGTGAACGCAGCGTCGCCACACACTGCGACAACGTGTTCACCCGAGCCGCGCAAATCGCGGGCCGTGGCCATGCCGAGAGCGGCGCTCAATGCGGTGCCGGCATGACCGGCGCCAAATGCGTCGTGCGCACTCTCGGGGCGGTAGAGAAACCCGCTGGCGCCGCCTGTCTGCCGGAGTTGGCGGAAAAAATCGCCACCGCGCCCGGTGAGGAGTTTGTGCACGTAACCTTGGTGGGCGACGTCGAAGACAAACTGGTCGTCCGGCGTCTCGAACACGCGGTGCAGCGCCAGGGTCAATTCCACGACGCCGAGATTGGGGCCGACGTGGCCGCCATTGCGCGCGGTGACGGCGATGACCTCCTCGCGAATTTCCTGCGCCAGGAGGGGCAGTTGAGCCGGCGTCAATGCTTTGACATCAGCGGGGCCGTGGATCGTCGGGAGAAGACGCTGCTCCGGGGCAGCGGAAGCCGGTTCATTCATTCGCGAAAAGGGTCGGCGCTTATTCCGAGCGCTCGATTTCGAGCTTGGCGAAAATGACGCCATCTTTCTGACGTTTGAGCTGTTCGATCTTGAGCTCGGCATCCTTCAGCCGCTCTTCGCAGACCGTGAGCAACTTGTTGCCTTCCTCGTAGCGCGCCAGCAAGTCCGCGAGCGGCACATCGCCCGCTTCCATCGACTCGACCACGGCCTCGAGTCGCTCCAAGGCGGTTTCGAATGAAGGCGTTGTGTCCGGATTTTCCACGGCGTGACGATGGGGCGGGAGTTGGTCATTTCAACTCATCTTTGGACTGGCGCGCAGAGTCAGTTCCGGTGGATTCTCCAAGGATGACGTTTGTGCTGTGGATCGCAGTGGCGTTGCTAACATTGCGGCTGCTGGGTGAGCTGTGGCTGGGGGCGCTCAATCGCCGGGAGGTGCGGCGGCATGCGGCGCGGGCGCCCGCCGCCGTCAGCGCGATCATGGATGATGCAACCTACGCGAAAGCGGTGCGTTACACCTTGGCTCGTTCGAAGTTCAACGCGGTGTCGGAGGTGTTTGGCACGTGCATCGTCATTCTGGCGCTCGTGTCCGGGGTGCTGCCGTGGCTGTTCATTACGATCACGGGCGCGGGCGCACCGGACGCGGTGTGGTCTCACGCGGCGTTTATTCTGGCGGCCTTCGCGTTGTTGGCGGTGCCGAGCCTGCCCTTCGACTGGTGGGAGACATTTTCGCTCGAGGCGCGGCACGGGTTTAATCAGACCACAACCCGCCTCTGGTTGACGGACAAATTAAAGGGCACGCTGCTGACGGTGGTCATCGGGTTTCCGCTACTCTGGCTGCTGCTCTCACTCGTCCATTGGGTCGGGAGTGCGTGGTGGCTTTGGGGGTTCGCCATTCTGTTCGCCGTGCAATTGCTCATGATGGTGCTGTATCCCAAGCTGATTTTGCCGCTCTTCAACAAGCTGACGCCGCTGCCGGAAGGCGAATTGAGGACCCGATTGATCGCGCTCGGCGAACGAGCAGGATTTCGCGCCAAGACCATCGAGGTGATCGACGGGAGCAAGCGCTCCGGCCACTCGAACGCTTACTTTACCGGCTTCGGCCGGTTCCGGCGCATCGTGCTTTTCGACACGTTGATTGCACAGCTCGGCGCCGCCGAGCTTGAGGCGGTGCTGGCGCACGAAATCGGCCACTACCGTCGCGGACACATTCCAAAAATGATCGCGGTGTCGGCCGTGATGCAGCTCGCCGGCTTCGCGTTGATCGCGTGGTTGGCACGCAGCCCGTGGTTCGACACCGGCTTCGGATTCCCGGCCGGGGCGCTGGCGCCGGCGTTCCTGCTCTTCGGGCTCTTGAGCGGCGTGGTGACGTTCTGGTTTTCGCCGATCCTAAACTTTTTCTCGCGCAAACACGAATACGAGGCCGATGCGTTCGCGCGCGAGGCGGTGGGCGAGGCGGAGAGTATGATCCGCGCGTTACGCAAACTCGCGCAGAAAAACCTGACCAATCTCACGCCGCACCCGTGGTTCAGCGCATTCTTTTACTCGCATCCTACGCTCGTGGAACGCGAGCAGGCGTTGGAGCGGGCCGGCTGACGATTCAAGGCACGCCCCATGCC harbors:
- a CDS encoding NAD-dependent epimerase/dehydratase family protein; translated protein: MPRGALPKSQGKSLIILGCGYVGRRLAEEAIEAGWSVAALTRNSGKAEMLREMGVQTVCADLAESGWHAAFPGAFDVVVNSVSSGRGGAEQRRRSYVEGTRSILRWAERCGPAALIHLSSISVYPQRGGEFVDEETSTAGVGERGAVQLEAEALVREAAGGSGRGSILRLGGIYGPGRTVLFAKIKSGEPLSGRPDEHLNLIHRDDVCAACWAALDVLEKGGVETFNVVDDAAATRGEIASWLAAQAGVAPPRFDGTPGNDRIVSNAKIKHALGWSPGVPTYREGYANLLSR
- a CDS encoding YbaB/EbfC family nucleoid-associated protein, with amino-acid sequence MAGVGKLLKQAQKMQRSIETLQTQLEAKEIDVTSGGGAVKIKINGAGKFMSLSLDPEFLKEDAKLVSDAVLAAVQDAAKQAKEFNDAEMQKVTSAFQMPGLM
- the dxs gene encoding 1-deoxy-D-xylulose-5-phosphate synthase; this translates as MNEPASAAPEQRLLPTIHGPADVKALTPAQLPLLAQEIREEVIAVTARNGGHVGPNLGVVELTLALHRVFETPDDQFVFDVAHQGYVHKLLTGRGGDFFRQLRQTGGASGFLYRPESAHDAFGAGHAGTALSAALGMATARDLRGSGEHVVAVCGDAAFTCGITLEALNNVVTSTKRLIVVLNDNEWSIAKNVGAMAKYLNRLSTNPTYNKIHHDIEGFFKSFPRGEEMNRVYSKWKRETKDFFVESSLFEKFGLRYLGPVDGHNLDSLIKNLEFAKQCDVPVLIHVLTKKGKGLAAALTSPERFHGASPFDPLTGDSKKTPAGTPPNYQDVFGQAMVRFAQADPRVLGITGAMPSGTGLSRLASAVPQQFFDVGIAEEHAVLFAAGLATKGFRPVVAIYSTFLQRAYDQIIHDVALQNLPVTFCMDRAGLSPNDGPTHHGLFDISYLRCVPNAVVMQPRHEDELVDMLHTSLHHPGPAFIRYPRGGGLGVPIKTAPGLLPIGRADVLREGSHIVIWALGPMVQDALQLAARFERDEGLSVGVVNARFAKPLDRALLLRQAAEVPLLVTMEDHVLAGGFGSAVLETLNEAGSATDVVRIGWPDRFVEHGSSTDLLRASYGLSPDEIYARIVARASASAAECFTALREKRAATAP
- a CDS encoding M48 family metallopeptidase — encoded protein: MTFVLWIAVALLTLRLLGELWLGALNRREVRRHAARAPAAVSAIMDDATYAKAVRYTLARSKFNAVSEVFGTCIVILALVSGVLPWLFITITGAGAPDAVWSHAAFILAAFALLAVPSLPFDWWETFSLEARHGFNQTTTRLWLTDKLKGTLLTVVIGFPLLWLLLSLVHWVGSAWWLWGFAILFAVQLLMMVLYPKLILPLFNKLTPLPEGELRTRLIALGERAGFRAKTIEVIDGSKRSGHSNAYFTGFGRFRRIVLFDTLIAQLGAAELEAVLAHEIGHYRRGHIPKMIAVSAVMQLAGFALIAWLARSPWFDTGFGFPAGALAPAFLLFGLLSGVVTFWFSPILNFFSRKHEYEADAFAREAVGEAESMIRALRKLAQKNLTNLTPHPWFSAFFYSHPTLVEREQALERAG
- the asnB gene encoding asparagine synthase (glutamine-hydrolyzing), which gives rise to MCGIAGLIDRGQSAEERRERVSRMCESMRHRGPDDGGIADLGPVTLGSRRLAIFDPAHGRQPMQTPDGRFTIVFNGAILNFRDLKARLHLFGFTFRTDCDTEVLLAAYVHWGGDCVKELRGMFAFAVWDARDESLFLARDPFGIKPLYFYRDRETLLFASELNALVAARVIQAEFDPQAVTDYLAYIAVPTPRTIYRHVRSLRPGETASWKSGLMQFRRSWTFSGIAAQPAAKSRAEFTAQLRFQLEQSIAVHRVADVPVGAFLSGGLDSSAIVGLMARQGAGRLKTFSLAFEEPELSEATEAAATAQYYGTDHETFILRGADVARDFDTLIASMDQPSGDGVNTFYVARAARVGSVTVALSGLGGDELFGGYPSFRDVPRLAPWLRVWHLLSASVREPILARLSRGETRHQKLADILRYARDVHALSSLQRRLFSQSAAERLLRPPLPPETHPELHRLSADLGADDAFRVVSAWELRNYMGNLLLRDSDVMSMRHSLELRVPFVDRPLIEWLWQQPTRFKFTPGRPKSALADALADVLPPGMAARRKRGFTLPFAQWLRRDLRPLMDDIFSPASVARTGLLSPEAAADVWQRYRARTDDRAWSRVWSLGVLIAFLNRRPA
- the recR gene encoding recombination mediator RecR produces the protein MTPAFERLQKQLKQLPGLGYRSAERIALHLLVEKPAALEALVASLHEAAGSVRRCARCGNLAEGELCGICADERRDHGVVCVVEHVPDLVAIERSSAYRGVYHVLHGKLSPIHGVGPEQLNVASLAERLADGSLREMILALSNDVEGEATCHYLTERLAAGKPLQITRIGFGIPSGGGVLYADSVTLKSALDARRSYQ
- the xseB gene encoding exodeoxyribonuclease VII small subunit, with amino-acid sequence MENPDTTPSFETALERLEAVVESMEAGDVPLADLLARYEEGNKLLTVCEERLKDAELKIEQLKRQKDGVIFAKLEIERSE
- a CDS encoding DJ-1 family glyoxalase III, with the protein product MRTVLAILPEGFEEAEAVTPIDFLRRAGVRVTLAALGDALTVMGRNGIQLLADNTLRAVSEEVFDCVFLPGGPGVKLFRADARVPELLTRQAARGGWIAAICAAPTVLNDAGLLAGRKFTAHDSVREELPAMEIGKPVVVDGKLLTSRGAGTAAHFGLVLVQELVSAAARNEVAQSVCWPND